Genomic segment of Streptomyces sp. NA02950:
GAGCTGTGGCATGGGGCCGATCCTAAGGGCTGTCCCGCCATCCTCAGCGGGCTCCCGACGCCGGCTACGGCCGCCCCCAGGCTTCGCCCGGGAGGTGCCCCCTGCCGCGTTGTCGGGATCGCCCGAGTACGCCCGGTACGAGGACGGCCCTCCGCCTTGCGATGACCGCATCCGGCGCCGCTCGCTGATCCACTGGGGATCACAGGACAGCCCTTGGCCAGCACCGGCCCTACCTCACCTGGCATCTTCTCCGTACAGCTGGTCCAGCCCGGCCACCAGCGCCCGCAGGCCCGTCTCGAACGCGCCCTCGTCCACCTGCTCCTGGTGCCCGGCCAGCAGATGCGCCTGGCCCAGATGCGGATAGTCGGCCGGGTCGTAGGCGCCCGCGTCGTTGACGAAGCCGCGGGCGAAGGAGCCCAGCGCCGATCCGGCGACGAAGTAGCGCATCAGGGCACCGATCCGGGTGGCGTGCGCGGGCGGCCAGCCCGCCTTCACCATGCCGCCGAAGACGGCGTCCGCCATCCGCAGCCCGGCCGGGCGGCGGCCGGGCCCCTGGGCGAGGAACGGCACGATGTGCGGATGCGCGGTGAGCGCCGCGCGGTAGGAGCGGCCCCACTCCAGCAGCGCCGTACGCCAGTCCTCGCCGCCTTCGAACATCGAGATGTCGACCTGGGCGATCACGGTGTCGGCGACCGCGTCCAGGATCTC
This window contains:
- a CDS encoding TetR/AcrR family transcriptional regulator, with amino-acid sequence MARPRKPLLSRERIVTVALALVDSEGLTAVSTRRLAAELGVSGPSLYNHFTTKDEILDAVADTVIAQVDISMFEGGEDWRTALLEWGRSYRAALTAHPHIVPFLAQGPGRRPAGLRMADAVFGGMVKAGWPPAHATRIGALMRYFVAGSALGSFARGFVNDAGAYDPADYPHLGQAHLLAGHQEQVDEGAFETGLRALVAGLDQLYGEDAR